A portion of the uncultured Draconibacterium sp. genome contains these proteins:
- a CDS encoding type IX secretion system membrane protein PorP/SprF yields the protein MFLGIQSRAQTENYLIPFGNRLAINPSLAGFDNNNSYHTGNQYYFVNSEQTYNLFYASWDSYSDKLKGGVNLSFNQGLISARNISTSSFGFAYSGFPIKTKNGKILLSAGMNIVAATKQFTVAFLDKVITDENDYSSLPGKAFLRYSIIKPQVGFLWTNNSLQLGLTAAMPYRVNIATDALDPQESPTPASFTLYIAKKMNKRIRDLYSRSILLSPELVIFYHEEAFFSRLRLVSEQTDKTWGFFIQNDFTNNIHTIGGTIGYRHNFVRLNLNAGMGIPGISDNTAVMYELSLNIVVPPFNYSKNNPWAPGKN from the coding sequence ATGTTTTTAGGAATACAAAGTCGTGCACAAACCGAAAATTATTTGATTCCGTTTGGCAACCGGCTGGCAATAAATCCCTCGCTGGCCGGATTTGACAACAACAATTCATACCACACCGGAAACCAGTATTATTTTGTAAACAGCGAGCAAACCTACAACCTGTTTTATGCATCCTGGGATTCGTACTCCGACAAACTAAAAGGAGGTGTAAATCTGAGTTTCAACCAGGGATTAATCAGCGCAAGAAATATCAGCACATCATCCTTTGGTTTTGCTTATTCCGGCTTTCCCATAAAAACGAAAAACGGAAAAATACTTCTCTCGGCCGGGATGAATATTGTTGCTGCAACTAAACAATTTACAGTTGCTTTTCTTGACAAAGTAATAACCGACGAGAACGATTACTCCAGTCTTCCGGGAAAAGCATTTCTTAGGTACTCAATCATCAAACCTCAGGTTGGTTTTTTATGGACCAATAATAGCTTGCAACTGGGTTTAACGGCAGCAATGCCCTATCGGGTTAATATTGCCACTGATGCTCTTGACCCGCAGGAATCGCCAACACCCGCAAGCTTTACACTGTACATCGCGAAAAAAATGAACAAAAGAATTCGCGATCTTTATTCCAGGTCAATACTTCTATCGCCAGAGCTGGTAATTTTCTACCACGAAGAAGCTTTTTTTAGCCGATTACGACTGGTATCGGAACAAACAGATAAAACATGGGGATTTTTTATTCAAAACGACTTTACGAACAATATCCACACCATAGGCGGAACAATTGGATACCGCCATAATTTTGTACGATTAAACCTGAATGCAGGCATGGGAATCCCCGGCATTTCGGACAATACAGCAGTAATGTACGAACTATCGCTAAACATTGTTGTTCCACCATTCAATTACTCAAAAAATAATCCTTGGGCACCCGGCAAAAACTAA
- a CDS encoding MATE family efflux transporter, which translates to MKNIDELREAHVGRLMLKYFIPAFIGVFVNALYNIVDRIFIGQGVGAEALSGISVIFPVMLIMMGFGMLIGIGTSVYVSINLGKKDMERAEQTLGTSFILMIVASVLIMVVTYSLKVPILRSFGSTEETFQYANDYLDIILAGVAFMVIGFSLNNVIRSEGNARVAMVSMLLSSITNIILDPIFIFVLDMGVKGAAYATVISMFVLMLWVLYHFIKSKRAVVRMRLKYLTINWGITLEILAIGMAPFSMQIAGSFVQGLLNKKLIDFGGDLAVGAMGIINSVLTLVIMAIVALNMASQPIIGFNYGAKSVQRIKDTLKITLIAATLIAVVSYALIEAFPGYIIVVFNNDSEVLYNIATRGLRLVILALPLVGFQVVASNFFQAIGKAGLSMFATVFRQVIMLIPLIYILPGFFDIDGIWISYPVADTMSAIVVGFILYREWKRLPLIIDANDTEEN; encoded by the coding sequence ATGAAGAATATTGACGAACTACGGGAGGCTCATGTTGGGCGATTAATGCTCAAATATTTTATCCCTGCATTTATTGGAGTTTTTGTAAATGCGCTGTACAATATTGTCGATCGAATTTTTATTGGACAGGGAGTTGGTGCTGAAGCATTATCGGGTATATCGGTAATTTTTCCGGTTATGCTAATAATGATGGGTTTTGGTATGCTCATTGGAATAGGTACCAGCGTTTATGTTTCTATTAACCTTGGTAAAAAGGATATGGAACGAGCGGAACAAACACTGGGAACCAGTTTTATTCTAATGATTGTGGCTTCGGTTCTTATTATGGTTGTTACCTACTCGCTTAAAGTACCAATTCTTCGTTCGTTTGGCTCAACCGAAGAAACATTTCAATATGCTAATGATTACCTCGATATTATTCTTGCAGGAGTTGCATTTATGGTTATCGGATTTTCATTAAACAATGTAATTCGCTCAGAAGGAAACGCCCGTGTGGCAATGGTTTCAATGTTGTTAAGTTCAATTACGAATATTATTCTTGATCCCATTTTTATTTTTGTTCTCGATATGGGCGTAAAAGGTGCGGCTTACGCAACAGTTATTTCAATGTTTGTTTTAATGTTGTGGGTGTTGTATCATTTTATTAAAAGTAAGCGTGCAGTAGTTAGGATGCGGTTAAAATATTTAACTATTAACTGGGGAATTACCCTTGAAATTCTTGCCATCGGAATGGCACCTTTTTCGATGCAAATTGCCGGTAGTTTTGTGCAAGGGCTGCTAAATAAAAAGCTAATTGATTTTGGTGGCGACCTGGCGGTAGGAGCAATGGGAATTATTAACTCGGTTCTTACGCTGGTAATTATGGCAATTGTTGCATTAAATATGGCCTCTCAACCAATTATTGGTTTTAACTACGGAGCAAAATCAGTTCAGCGAATTAAGGATACGTTGAAGATTACACTCATTGCAGCCACGCTTATTGCAGTTGTGTCGTATGCTTTAATTGAGGCTTTCCCCGGATATATAATAGTTGTATTTAATAACGATAGCGAGGTACTGTACAATATTGCAACGCGGGGATTACGATTGGTTATTCTTGCTTTGCCTCTTGTTGGTTTTCAGGTGGTGGCTTCTAACTTTTTTCAGGCCATTGGAAAAGCCGGGCTTTCAATGTTTGCAACTGTTTTTCGGCAGGTAATTATGCTCATCCCTCTTATATACATTTTACCGGGTTTTTTCGATATCGATGGCATTTGGATCAGTTATCCGGTGGCCGATACCATGTCGGCAATTGTGGTTGGATTTATCCTGTATCGCGAATGGAAACGCTTACCTTTAATTATTGACGCAAATGATACGGAAGAGAATTAA
- a CDS encoding OsmC family protein — translation MAISTIKVSGEMGRTFSTQINCSHPFVIDQPKMAGGNDEGPNPLEIFLCSLPACICAIGRIIAQQRRIKLNGISVTAEGDIDKDFLLGKTTEGRAGFTEIRSYVAIDADLTTEEKRSFLDDIAARCPIADNIAKSSVIKPVVVEDATV, via the coding sequence ATGGCAATTTCAACAATAAAAGTTAGCGGAGAAATGGGCCGCACCTTTTCAACTCAAATCAATTGTTCTCATCCATTTGTTATCGACCAACCCAAAATGGCTGGTGGAAATGATGAAGGTCCTAATCCTTTGGAAATATTTTTGTGCTCGTTGCCGGCATGTATTTGTGCCATCGGACGAATAATTGCTCAGCAACGAAGAATTAAACTTAATGGCATAAGTGTTACGGCAGAAGGCGATATTGATAAGGATTTTCTGCTTGGGAAAACAACCGAAGGACGCGCCGGATTTACTGAGATTAGAAGTTATGTTGCAATTGATGCAGACCTGACAACAGAAGAGAAGCGAAGTTTTTTAGATGACATTGCTGCTCGTTGTCCGATTGCAGATAATATTGCTAAAAGTTCTGTGATTAAACCGGTTGTAGTAGAAGATGCAACTGTTTAA
- the uvrA gene encoding excinuclease ABC subunit UvrA, with protein sequence MSNSKNAKYIEIQNARVHNLKNISLKIPRNKFIVVTGVSGSGKSSLAFDTLFAEGQRRYVESLSSYARQFLGRINKPEVDFINGIPPAIAIEQKVNTRNPRSTVGTSTEIYDYLKLLYARVGQTISPVSGQLVSRNSVTDVVDYINNFEEGTRLIIVAPLKAKSGRSMLQEVELLMQQGFSRIETNDEIKRIDELVKADSTDFCNGSCNLVIDRAAVKHDEDTQSRLADSVQTAFYEGHGECVVKVYKNNSTESKHFSNRFEADGIEFEEPTVHMFSFNNPVGACPTCEGYGKVIGIDEDLVIPNKSLSIYQDAIACWKGEKMSKWKNELIYSAEKFNFPIHKPFYELTEEQKFLIWTGNQYFEGLNQFFKHLEEGSYKIQYRVMLSRYRGKTICPECKGSRLKKEAGYVKVAGKSLQEIVLMPVEELKEFFLQINLSEHERSIAKRILIEINNRLEFLNDVGLGYLTLNRLSSTLSGGESQRINLATSLGSSLVGSLYILDEPSIGLHSRDTEKLIKVLQRLKKIGNTVLVVEHDEEIIRAADEVIDIGPLAGQHGGEVVFQGSHEKLVQSPESLTTKYLTGIEEIPVPDRRRKWTNVIEIVGARENNLKNINVKFPLNTLTVITGVSGSGKSSLVSKILTPALTKILGGYGEKTGHHDAILGDYKMINAIEFIDQNPIGKSSRSNPVTYLKAYDEIRKLLSEQQASKIQGLKPSHFSFNVDGGRCDECQGEGTIKVEMQFLADVYLLCESCGGKRFKEDILDVKYKDLNVDDILNLTVNSAIELFKQGKSSTEKKITKRLQPLQDVGLGYIKLGQASSTLSGGESQRVKLASFLAKEKDSPTLFIFDEPTTGLHFHDIRKLLDSFNALISRGHSILIIEHNMDVIKSADWIIDLGPEGGDKGGNLVFAGTPEKLIEEKNSYTAVALKEKL encoded by the coding sequence ATGTCGAATAGCAAGAATGCTAAATACATTGAGATTCAGAACGCAAGGGTTCATAATCTAAAAAATATAAGCTTAAAAATTCCCCGAAATAAATTTATCGTGGTTACCGGAGTTTCCGGTTCCGGAAAGTCTTCGTTGGCATTTGACACACTTTTTGCCGAAGGACAACGTCGCTATGTGGAAAGTCTTTCATCGTATGCCCGACAGTTTTTGGGAAGAATTAATAAACCCGAAGTTGATTTTATTAATGGAATTCCGCCTGCCATTGCAATCGAGCAAAAAGTAAATACCCGAAATCCGCGATCGACTGTTGGAACATCAACCGAGATTTACGATTACCTCAAGCTACTTTATGCGCGCGTTGGGCAAACCATTTCACCGGTATCGGGGCAATTAGTTTCGCGAAACAGTGTAACCGATGTTGTTGATTATATCAATAATTTTGAAGAAGGAACACGACTAATTATTGTTGCGCCTTTGAAAGCTAAAAGCGGACGGTCAATGCTACAAGAGGTTGAATTATTGATGCAACAAGGATTTTCGCGAATTGAAACTAACGATGAAATAAAGCGTATTGACGAATTGGTAAAAGCAGATAGCACCGATTTTTGCAACGGAAGCTGCAACCTGGTTATCGACCGGGCTGCCGTGAAACACGACGAAGATACGCAAAGCAGGCTGGCCGACTCGGTACAAACCGCATTTTACGAAGGCCATGGAGAATGTGTTGTAAAGGTGTACAAAAATAACAGTACTGAATCCAAACACTTTTCGAATCGATTTGAAGCCGATGGAATTGAATTTGAAGAACCAACGGTTCACATGTTTAGTTTTAATAATCCAGTTGGCGCCTGCCCCACCTGCGAGGGATATGGTAAAGTAATTGGGATTGATGAAGATTTGGTTATCCCCAATAAATCGCTGTCGATATACCAGGATGCTATTGCGTGCTGGAAAGGCGAGAAAATGAGTAAGTGGAAAAATGAGTTAATTTATTCGGCAGAGAAATTTAACTTTCCCATTCACAAACCTTTTTACGAATTAACTGAAGAACAGAAGTTTCTGATTTGGACCGGCAATCAATATTTTGAAGGTCTGAACCAGTTCTTTAAACATCTTGAAGAAGGAAGTTACAAAATACAATATCGTGTAATGTTATCGCGCTACAGGGGAAAAACCATTTGCCCCGAGTGTAAAGGAAGCCGTTTGAAAAAGGAGGCCGGCTATGTAAAAGTTGCGGGAAAATCGTTGCAGGAAATTGTATTAATGCCGGTTGAGGAACTTAAGGAATTCTTTTTGCAAATAAACTTGTCGGAACACGAAAGAAGTATTGCAAAGCGTATTCTCATCGAAATCAATAATCGACTTGAATTTCTTAACGACGTAGGTTTAGGATACCTTACGCTTAACCGCTTATCGTCGACTTTGTCTGGTGGCGAATCACAACGAATAAACCTGGCAACCTCGCTGGGCAGCAGCTTGGTGGGCTCGCTGTATATTTTAGACGAACCCAGTATCGGGCTACACTCGCGAGATACCGAAAAACTAATTAAGGTGCTGCAACGCCTGAAAAAAATTGGGAACACCGTACTGGTTGTAGAACACGACGAAGAAATAATTCGTGCAGCCGATGAAGTTATAGATATTGGCCCGCTGGCAGGTCAACACGGAGGAGAAGTTGTATTTCAGGGATCACACGAAAAGTTAGTACAAAGCCCTGAAAGCCTTACAACAAAATACCTCACTGGAATTGAAGAAATTCCTGTTCCGGACAGGCGAAGAAAATGGACTAACGTTATTGAAATAGTTGGTGCAAGAGAAAACAACTTGAAAAATATAAACGTAAAATTTCCGCTGAATACACTCACGGTAATTACCGGTGTTAGTGGATCGGGAAAATCGTCGTTAGTTTCGAAAATACTCACTCCTGCCCTAACAAAAATACTGGGTGGCTATGGCGAAAAAACAGGACATCACGATGCCATTTTGGGCGACTATAAAATGATAAACGCCATCGAGTTCATCGATCAGAATCCAATTGGTAAATCTTCCAGATCAAACCCGGTTACCTACCTGAAAGCTTATGACGAGATAAGAAAATTACTTTCAGAACAACAGGCATCAAAAATACAGGGCCTTAAACCATCTCATTTTTCGTTTAATGTTGATGGCGGGCGTTGCGATGAATGCCAGGGAGAAGGCACCATTAAAGTTGAAATGCAGTTTTTGGCCGATGTTTATTTGCTATGCGAAAGCTGTGGAGGAAAACGTTTTAAGGAAGATATTTTAGACGTAAAATACAAAGACCTGAATGTTGACGACATCCTGAATTTAACCGTTAACTCGGCCATTGAACTTTTTAAGCAAGGAAAAAGTTCAACTGAAAAGAAAATCACCAAACGTCTTCAGCCTCTTCAGGATGTTGGTTTGGGATATATAAAACTTGGGCAGGCATCAAGTACTCTTTCAGGAGGTGAAAGCCAGCGTGTTAAACTGGCATCATTTCTTGCTAAAGAAAAAGACTCGCCCACACTTTTTATCTTTGATGAACCAACCACAGGCTTGCATTTTCACGACATTCGTAAACTGCTTGATTCGTTTAATGCCCTGATATCACGCGGACATTCAATCCTTATTATCGAACACAATATGGATGTTATTAAGTCAGCCGACTGGATAATCGATTTGGGACCCGAAGGCGGTGACAAGGGCGGAAACTTAGTATTTGCAGGTACTCCCGAGAAATTGATTGAAGAGAAAAACTCGTATACTGCAGTAGCATTAAAAGAGAAATTATAA
- a CDS encoding sigma-70 family RNA polymerase sigma factor, with translation MFRLDKLNDNELVQRFIQGDHESLETLIVRHKSRVYSYILLIVKNQDLAEDIFQDTFIKVIRSLKRGKYVENGKFVSWVLRIAHNLIIDHFRKEKLQGTISNDSSEVDIFNSQKFSEETIEDQMVYSQILNEVKHLVKELPEDQQQVIYMRHYMGLSFKEIAEQTDVSINTALGRMRYALINLRKLVDEKKLNLTAV, from the coding sequence ATGTTCAGACTCGACAAACTGAACGATAATGAACTCGTTCAACGATTTATTCAAGGCGATCATGAATCACTTGAGACATTAATAGTACGACACAAGAGCAGAGTATACTCGTATATTTTGTTGATTGTTAAGAATCAGGATTTAGCGGAAGATATCTTTCAGGATACTTTTATTAAAGTTATACGCTCCTTGAAAAGAGGAAAATACGTAGAAAACGGTAAATTTGTTTCCTGGGTGCTTCGTATCGCTCATAATCTTATCATCGATCATTTTAGAAAAGAGAAGTTACAGGGAACCATCTCTAACGACAGTTCGGAGGTTGATATCTTCAATTCTCAAAAGTTTTCAGAAGAAACAATTGAAGATCAAATGGTTTATTCTCAGATTTTAAATGAAGTGAAACACCTGGTAAAAGAGTTGCCCGAAGACCAGCAGCAGGTAATATATATGCGGCACTACATGGGGCTTAGCTTTAAAGAGATTGCGGAGCAAACCGATGTTAGTATAAACACTGCGTTGGGAAGAATGCGCTATGCACTAATAAACCTCAGAAAACTTGTTGATGAGAAAAAACTGAATCTGACAGCTGTTTAA